One part of the Pogoniulus pusillus isolate bPogPus1 chromosome 34, bPogPus1.pri, whole genome shotgun sequence genome encodes these proteins:
- the COLEC12 gene encoding collectin-12 isoform X3 produces MARTISSHLNGLAMEEDDQAGQKAMSTNTELSSFRADILALRQQLHDIVEKTSRNKDTLEKLQESGSVLDDRQSQMRSTLDSNSFMIISVNKTLQAYTGYINNLQQDTSDIQTNLQNQVHSHNVVIMNLNNLNLTQIQQRDLISVLQKSMEDTSLTILRIKNDFQTLQQVVLQARKDTDWLKEKVQNLQALAANNSALAKANNDTLEDMNNQLSSFSGQMENITTIAQANEQNLKDLQEQHREYENRTSAKFTQLEERFQVFETDIVNIISNISYTAQHLRTLTSNLNEVRSTCTDTLSRHSDELVVMNSTLASIRLDSASLKVQQDLMRSRLDVEVANLSVIMEEMKLVDSKHGQLLKNFTILQGPPGPRGPKGDRGPQGPLGPAGLKGQKGEKGEPGPPGPAGEKGPPGPAGPPGEKGGKGSRGSPGSKGQRGSPGKTGLPGPSGVPGPPGPQGKDGPPGPQGPQGFQGLQGTVGEPGVPGPRGLPGVPGVPGLPGPKGPPGPPGPPGPGKPMALQSEPTPEPEANGCSPHWKNYTEKCYYFSVERGIFEEAKLFCEDRASHLVIINNKEEQQWIKRQIFGKGSFWIGLTDSEKENEWRWLDGSLPVYKNWKTGQPDNWSHGHGPGEDCAGLIYAGLWNDFYCEDVNNFICEKDMNKEQIFGV; encoded by the exons ATGGCCAGGACAATCAGTTCCCATTTAAATGGACTTGCCATGGAGGAAG ATGACCAAGCTGGACAGAAGGCCATGAGCACTAACACTGAGCTGTCCAGCTTCAGAGCTGACATTCTGGCTCTTCGTCAGCAGCTCCATGACATCGTAGAGAAAACCAGCAGGAACAAAGACAccctggagaagctgcaggagtCTGGCAGTGTGTTAGATGATAGACAGAGCCAGATGAGGAGTACTTTGGACAGTAACTCTTTCATGATCATCAGTGTCAATAAGACTCTTCAGGCATATACTGGCTACATCAACAATCTTCAACAGGACACGAGTGATATCCAAACAAACTTACAAAACCAAGTGCACTCTCATAATGTGGTCATCATGAACCTCAACAACTTAAACCTGACCCAAATCCAGCAGAGAGATCTTATCAGTGTGCTGCAGAAGTCAATGGAAGACACCAGCCTAACAATCCTCAGGATCAAGAACGATTTCCAGACTCTGCAGCAGGTTGTCCTGCAGGCCCGGAAGGACACTGACTGGCTGAAGGAGAAAGTGCAGAACTTACAGGCTTTGGCTGCCAACAACTCAGCCTTGGCAAAAGCTAACAATGACACACTGGAGGACATGAACAATCaactcagctccttcagtggGCAAATGGAGAACATCACCACCATTGCTCAAGCCAACGAGCAAAATctgaaagacctccaggaacagcacagAGAATATGAAAACAGAACTTCTGCCAAATTCACCCAGCTGGAAGAGAGGTTCCAGGTCTTCGAAACTGATATAGTCAATATCATCAGCAACATCAGCTACACTGCTCAGCACCTGCGGACACTGACCAGCAACCTCAACGAGGTCAGGAGCACCTGCACAGACACTCTGAGCAGGCACTCAGACGAGCTGGTTGTCATGAACAGCACGCTGGCCAGCATCCGCCTGGACTCGGCATCTCTCAAGGTGCAGCAGGATCTGATGAGGTCGAGGCTAGATGTGGAAGTTGCCAATTTGTCAGTAATCATGgaggagatgaagctggtggaCTCCAAACATGGCCAGCTCCTCAAGAACTTCACTATCCTGCAAG GTCCTCCTGGTCCAAGGGGACCTAAAGGTGACAGAGGCCCTCAAGGTCctcttggccctgctggcctaaaaggacaaaaaggagagaaaggagagcctGGACCACCAGGACCTGCGGGTGAGAAGGGTCCACCAGGACCAGCTGGGCCaccaggagaaaaaggagggaaaggttCCAGAGGATCACCTGGCTCCAAAGGTCAGAGGGGTTCCCCAGGGAAAACAGGTCTGCCTGGGCCAAGCGGAGTCCCAGGGCCACCAGGGCCGCAAGGCAAAGATGGGCCACCAGGACCACAAGGCCCACAAGGATTTCAAGGCCTGCAAGGAACTGTTGGGGAGCCAGGGGTGCCAGGACCTCGAGGACTGCCTGGGGTACCTGGAGTCCCTGGGCTGCCCGGGCCAAAGGGCCCACCTGGCCCCCCAGGGCCACCAGGACCAGGGAAGCCAATGGCACTGCAGAGTGAACCCACGCCAGAGCCCGAAGCCAACG GTTGCTCACCTCACTGGAAGAACTACACAGAGAAGTGCTACTACTTTTCAGTTGAAAGAGGAATTTTTGAAGAGGCTAAGTTGTTCTGTGAAGACAGGGCATCCCACCTGGTTATCATAAACAACAAAGAGGAGCAG CAATGGATAAAGAGGCAGATCTTTGGGAAAGGCAGCTTCTGGATCGGACTCACGGACTCAGAGAAGGAAAACGAATGGAGATGGCTGGATGGGTCCTTACCAGTTTACAA AAACTGGAAAACTGGGCAGCCTGATAACTGGAGCCATGGGCACGGGCCAGGGGAAGATTGTGCTGGACTAATCTATGCTGGGCTCTGGAATGACTTCTACTGTGAAGACGTTAACAATTTCATTTGTGAAAAAGACATGAACAAAG AGCAAATATTTGGAGTGTAA
- the COLEC12 gene encoding collectin-12 isoform X5, producing MEEDDQAGQKAMSTNTELSSFRADILALRQQLHDIVEKTSRNKDTLEKLQESGSVLDDRQSQMRSTLDSNSFMIISVNKTLQAYTGYINNLQQDTSDIQTNLQNQVHSHNVVIMNLNNLNLTQIQQRDLISVLQKSMEDTSLTILRIKNDFQTLQQVVLQARKDTDWLKEKVQNLQALAANNSALAKANNDTLEDMNNQLSSFSGQMENITTIAQANEQNLKDLQEQHREYENRTSAKFTQLEERFQVFETDIVNIISNISYTAQHLRTLTSNLNEVRSTCTDTLSRHSDELVVMNSTLASIRLDSASLKVQQDLMRSRLDVEVANLSVIMEEMKLVDSKHGQLLKNFTILQGPPGPRGPKGDRGPQGPLGPAGLKGQKGEKGEPGPPGPAGEKGPPGPAGPPGEKGGKGSRGSPGSKGQRGSPGKTGLPGPSGVPGPPGPQGKDGPPGPQGPQGFQGLQGTVGEPGVPGPRGLPGVPGVPGLPGPKGPPGPPGPPGPGKPMALQSEPTPEPEANGCSPHWKNYTEKCYYFSVERGIFEEAKLFCEDRASHLVIINNKEEQQWIKRQIFGKGSFWIGLTDSEKENEWRWLDGSLPVYKNWKTGQPDNWSHGHGPGEDCAGLIYAGLWNDFYCEDVNNFICEKDMNKEQIFGV from the exons ATGGAGGAAG ATGACCAAGCTGGACAGAAGGCCATGAGCACTAACACTGAGCTGTCCAGCTTCAGAGCTGACATTCTGGCTCTTCGTCAGCAGCTCCATGACATCGTAGAGAAAACCAGCAGGAACAAAGACAccctggagaagctgcaggagtCTGGCAGTGTGTTAGATGATAGACAGAGCCAGATGAGGAGTACTTTGGACAGTAACTCTTTCATGATCATCAGTGTCAATAAGACTCTTCAGGCATATACTGGCTACATCAACAATCTTCAACAGGACACGAGTGATATCCAAACAAACTTACAAAACCAAGTGCACTCTCATAATGTGGTCATCATGAACCTCAACAACTTAAACCTGACCCAAATCCAGCAGAGAGATCTTATCAGTGTGCTGCAGAAGTCAATGGAAGACACCAGCCTAACAATCCTCAGGATCAAGAACGATTTCCAGACTCTGCAGCAGGTTGTCCTGCAGGCCCGGAAGGACACTGACTGGCTGAAGGAGAAAGTGCAGAACTTACAGGCTTTGGCTGCCAACAACTCAGCCTTGGCAAAAGCTAACAATGACACACTGGAGGACATGAACAATCaactcagctccttcagtggGCAAATGGAGAACATCACCACCATTGCTCAAGCCAACGAGCAAAATctgaaagacctccaggaacagcacagAGAATATGAAAACAGAACTTCTGCCAAATTCACCCAGCTGGAAGAGAGGTTCCAGGTCTTCGAAACTGATATAGTCAATATCATCAGCAACATCAGCTACACTGCTCAGCACCTGCGGACACTGACCAGCAACCTCAACGAGGTCAGGAGCACCTGCACAGACACTCTGAGCAGGCACTCAGACGAGCTGGTTGTCATGAACAGCACGCTGGCCAGCATCCGCCTGGACTCGGCATCTCTCAAGGTGCAGCAGGATCTGATGAGGTCGAGGCTAGATGTGGAAGTTGCCAATTTGTCAGTAATCATGgaggagatgaagctggtggaCTCCAAACATGGCCAGCTCCTCAAGAACTTCACTATCCTGCAAG GTCCTCCTGGTCCAAGGGGACCTAAAGGTGACAGAGGCCCTCAAGGTCctcttggccctgctggcctaaaaggacaaaaaggagagaaaggagagcctGGACCACCAGGACCTGCGGGTGAGAAGGGTCCACCAGGACCAGCTGGGCCaccaggagaaaaaggagggaaaggttCCAGAGGATCACCTGGCTCCAAAGGTCAGAGGGGTTCCCCAGGGAAAACAGGTCTGCCTGGGCCAAGCGGAGTCCCAGGGCCACCAGGGCCGCAAGGCAAAGATGGGCCACCAGGACCACAAGGCCCACAAGGATTTCAAGGCCTGCAAGGAACTGTTGGGGAGCCAGGGGTGCCAGGACCTCGAGGACTGCCTGGGGTACCTGGAGTCCCTGGGCTGCCCGGGCCAAAGGGCCCACCTGGCCCCCCAGGGCCACCAGGACCAGGGAAGCCAATGGCACTGCAGAGTGAACCCACGCCAGAGCCCGAAGCCAACG GTTGCTCACCTCACTGGAAGAACTACACAGAGAAGTGCTACTACTTTTCAGTTGAAAGAGGAATTTTTGAAGAGGCTAAGTTGTTCTGTGAAGACAGGGCATCCCACCTGGTTATCATAAACAACAAAGAGGAGCAG CAATGGATAAAGAGGCAGATCTTTGGGAAAGGCAGCTTCTGGATCGGACTCACGGACTCAGAGAAGGAAAACGAATGGAGATGGCTGGATGGGTCCTTACCAGTTTACAA AAACTGGAAAACTGGGCAGCCTGATAACTGGAGCCATGGGCACGGGCCAGGGGAAGATTGTGCTGGACTAATCTATGCTGGGCTCTGGAATGACTTCTACTGTGAAGACGTTAACAATTTCATTTGTGAAAAAGACATGAACAAAG AGCAAATATTTGGAGTGTAA
- the COLEC12 gene encoding collectin-12 isoform X4 — protein MFFPSALDDQAGQKAMSTNTELSSFRADILALRQQLHDIVEKTSRNKDTLEKLQESGSVLDDRQSQMRSTLDSNSFMIISVNKTLQAYTGYINNLQQDTSDIQTNLQNQVHSHNVVIMNLNNLNLTQIQQRDLISVLQKSMEDTSLTILRIKNDFQTLQQVVLQARKDTDWLKEKVQNLQALAANNSALAKANNDTLEDMNNQLSSFSGQMENITTIAQANEQNLKDLQEQHREYENRTSAKFTQLEERFQVFETDIVNIISNISYTAQHLRTLTSNLNEVRSTCTDTLSRHSDELVVMNSTLASIRLDSASLKVQQDLMRSRLDVEVANLSVIMEEMKLVDSKHGQLLKNFTILQGPPGPRGPKGDRGPQGPLGPAGLKGQKGEKGEPGPPGPAGEKGPPGPAGPPGEKGGKGSRGSPGSKGQRGSPGKTGLPGPSGVPGPPGPQGKDGPPGPQGPQGFQGLQGTVGEPGVPGPRGLPGVPGVPGLPGPKGPPGPPGPPGPGKPMALQSEPTPEPEANGCSPHWKNYTEKCYYFSVERGIFEEAKLFCEDRASHLVIINNKEEQQWIKRQIFGKGSFWIGLTDSEKENEWRWLDGSLPVYKNWKTGQPDNWSHGHGPGEDCAGLIYAGLWNDFYCEDVNNFICEKDMNKEQIFGV, from the exons atgttttttccttctgcactAGATGACCAAGCTGGACAGAAGGCCATGAGCACTAACACTGAGCTGTCCAGCTTCAGAGCTGACATTCTGGCTCTTCGTCAGCAGCTCCATGACATCGTAGAGAAAACCAGCAGGAACAAAGACAccctggagaagctgcaggagtCTGGCAGTGTGTTAGATGATAGACAGAGCCAGATGAGGAGTACTTTGGACAGTAACTCTTTCATGATCATCAGTGTCAATAAGACTCTTCAGGCATATACTGGCTACATCAACAATCTTCAACAGGACACGAGTGATATCCAAACAAACTTACAAAACCAAGTGCACTCTCATAATGTGGTCATCATGAACCTCAACAACTTAAACCTGACCCAAATCCAGCAGAGAGATCTTATCAGTGTGCTGCAGAAGTCAATGGAAGACACCAGCCTAACAATCCTCAGGATCAAGAACGATTTCCAGACTCTGCAGCAGGTTGTCCTGCAGGCCCGGAAGGACACTGACTGGCTGAAGGAGAAAGTGCAGAACTTACAGGCTTTGGCTGCCAACAACTCAGCCTTGGCAAAAGCTAACAATGACACACTGGAGGACATGAACAATCaactcagctccttcagtggGCAAATGGAGAACATCACCACCATTGCTCAAGCCAACGAGCAAAATctgaaagacctccaggaacagcacagAGAATATGAAAACAGAACTTCTGCCAAATTCACCCAGCTGGAAGAGAGGTTCCAGGTCTTCGAAACTGATATAGTCAATATCATCAGCAACATCAGCTACACTGCTCAGCACCTGCGGACACTGACCAGCAACCTCAACGAGGTCAGGAGCACCTGCACAGACACTCTGAGCAGGCACTCAGACGAGCTGGTTGTCATGAACAGCACGCTGGCCAGCATCCGCCTGGACTCGGCATCTCTCAAGGTGCAGCAGGATCTGATGAGGTCGAGGCTAGATGTGGAAGTTGCCAATTTGTCAGTAATCATGgaggagatgaagctggtggaCTCCAAACATGGCCAGCTCCTCAAGAACTTCACTATCCTGCAAG GTCCTCCTGGTCCAAGGGGACCTAAAGGTGACAGAGGCCCTCAAGGTCctcttggccctgctggcctaaaaggacaaaaaggagagaaaggagagcctGGACCACCAGGACCTGCGGGTGAGAAGGGTCCACCAGGACCAGCTGGGCCaccaggagaaaaaggagggaaaggttCCAGAGGATCACCTGGCTCCAAAGGTCAGAGGGGTTCCCCAGGGAAAACAGGTCTGCCTGGGCCAAGCGGAGTCCCAGGGCCACCAGGGCCGCAAGGCAAAGATGGGCCACCAGGACCACAAGGCCCACAAGGATTTCAAGGCCTGCAAGGAACTGTTGGGGAGCCAGGGGTGCCAGGACCTCGAGGACTGCCTGGGGTACCTGGAGTCCCTGGGCTGCCCGGGCCAAAGGGCCCACCTGGCCCCCCAGGGCCACCAGGACCAGGGAAGCCAATGGCACTGCAGAGTGAACCCACGCCAGAGCCCGAAGCCAACG GTTGCTCACCTCACTGGAAGAACTACACAGAGAAGTGCTACTACTTTTCAGTTGAAAGAGGAATTTTTGAAGAGGCTAAGTTGTTCTGTGAAGACAGGGCATCCCACCTGGTTATCATAAACAACAAAGAGGAGCAG CAATGGATAAAGAGGCAGATCTTTGGGAAAGGCAGCTTCTGGATCGGACTCACGGACTCAGAGAAGGAAAACGAATGGAGATGGCTGGATGGGTCCTTACCAGTTTACAA AAACTGGAAAACTGGGCAGCCTGATAACTGGAGCCATGGGCACGGGCCAGGGGAAGATTGTGCTGGACTAATCTATGCTGGGCTCTGGAATGACTTCTACTGTGAAGACGTTAACAATTTCATTTGTGAAAAAGACATGAACAAAG AGCAAATATTTGGAGTGTAA